One Argentina anserina chromosome 6, drPotAnse1.1, whole genome shotgun sequence genomic window, AATACAACCTGCAAAACATAATTGGGTGAAACGTTAGATAATTAGATTCAAACTCAAATCAAACGTAGTCCCAAAGTTGGACCATTAAgacttgttttctttcttatgtTGAGTTTTAACAAGAGTTGGCTGTGACTTGACTTACATGTAGTGATAAAGAGAGCACTACCCCTAGTTAGATTTGGGTTGATAATGCACACAACACTTATTGGAGACAATTGGCTTGTATATATCTTATTCCTTCCTTTAGAAAATGTGGTGTGATGGAAATGTAAGGACATTTGGTAAACATTTCGTACCTCTAATAAATAAGACTAAAGTGTGAATTGTAATGTTTAAAGACATGGGTTTGTACTTTAAAGATTGAATCCATGTGAGTGATGGCCTAAATGGCCGTGAGGTCTCGACATATACTAAACCCACTAAACAATTTATATACCTGTTTTGATATAAATTGCTTGATCTCATCCTCAGTGATCTGAGATCCGTTTGGCCTCACCACAAAAGCAACAGGAACCTCACCGGCGGCATCGTCCTTCATTCTGACATTACATATAAAAAATCCCACAATATTAGTGTAAATTATCAACCTACAAATCTACAATGCATCTttgccaacaaaaaaaatctacaATGGATCGTGCATGCATATTCTATCGTATAGCTTAAGTTATAACATCACAACGTTAAAGAACTTATTGTATGTGTCGGTTATATATAACGTCTCCACCAGAACTCATGTCACTTACGGGACAACTGCGGCATCAGAAATGTTTGGATGGGTGACGAGCAAGGCTTCAAGCTCAGCAGGAGCCACCTGAAATCCTTTGTATTTGATAAGCTCCTTGAGTCGATCAACAATGAAGagctcttcatcatcatcaatgaaGCCTACGTCACCTGTGTGTAGCCATCCGTCCTTGTCTATCGTTCTGCTTGTGGCCTCCGGATCATTAAGGTAGCCTGAACAAGTAAAAGTCACTAGTCATTATGCCAGTCAATTGAATAGCACAAATCATTGGCCGAAATGAGAGACTATGTGTCTAAGCTGGCCCGTTCATGATGCCTTGTTGAAGGGGTTCTAGAAGTGGACATACTTTGATCTTTTCTTGTGGGGTGTGGTTTATAATAGCAAAAGATCGTAGCATGTAATATTTCGAATATGTGACAACTAAATGTAATGAAAAACGCATATAGAAACCGCTGGTATGATCGATATATCGAATACTCATGACATTATGGTATATGTCAATATTAATGTGTACAAGACGAGTGTTTGATTGGTTTGAGTATTTGCTGACTCCTCAAGATCATGAGCAACAATGTTGTTGCATCATGTGGTATATACTTTCATCTACAATTAGATCCATATATTATTATTGTAGTGGAAgattattgttatatatgtaaatgTGTTTAATACCTTTCATGATTTGGTGGCCTCTGATGCAAATCTCACCAGGCTGGTTGTGAGGCAAAGAGGCACCAGTTTCAGGGTCGACGATCTTCAACTCTGCATTTCGGACCACCGTCCCGCACCCACCTGGTTTAACCTCGAAAGGTTCCTTAGCAAATGCCAATGACATTGTCAACACCGGTCCTGCCTCCGTCATCCCATATCCCTGAAATCAGTGAAATGTAACATCAAATTAGGTCAGATTAACGATCGCCGATCTCCGACTTCTTATACAACAACAGTAATTCTAAAGTAATCAAATATACAAATAGATACTAGAAGGTAAAAGGTTTATATGTCACCCTCGTACGTTACATAGCAAATTTAATATGAGTTCAAGTTTATAAGATGACCAGATTTTGACTTTTTCGTATAACAAAATTGCCGCTGCCTAGCAATACACCAAAATAAAGTTGGTGATTACACTTGCATCATTAAACTTAAGAACTTGTTACTTGTCATAGTCTTACCAACTTTGTTCTGGTATGCTTAATTAGACATATGATTATCCTAAAGGCCACCTCTAGCTTATCTCAAAGAGTCTCCATTCATTGTCATCCATTCTCACCTACAATATTATTCCATAACATTGTCTCCATTCCTAAACTATTCAAACGTTTGGTAAGCCCCCGTATCTTGATTGAATTTATTtctttatgtgatttcaatataATACATACCTTACAAGACACaactataatatttttttgggaATTTTGGCATTAGGTCATGACATATTAACATCCCATTTTAAATAACACAAATATATGTATTTCCATGTATATCTCTCATTTCTAAATTTAAAAACTTAACCAGTTAATTTGGAACAAATGTAACAAAATTTACAGTAGTTTAGTTTCCATTTACTTGAGTTGGAGGTGTTGTAATATCAATTTCCAGTGATGATAATATGCTAAAATAAGTATATTATAAGTCGAACTCAGGTTGCTTGCTTGAAAAAGTAAGTGATAAACTTGAATCAATCAAACAGGCACCTACTGTTCGATATGTGATCTTTTCTGAAAAATGGAACATCATGACATTCATGAGTATGGATGGAGATCTCATCCATCATGGAGGGAGTCATACGTACAACTTTGTAATATATCTCGAATAGTCAAGTTCTGAATATGGACCCTAAATCTTAATTCCAAAACCCACACGACGTCGTATTGACTTGGAATACAGGTTGGTGAGTAACATACCTGACCAATTGTGACATTGGGAAATTTGGCTCTGACCGTGTCTTCAAGCTCCTTCCCCAACGGTGCTCCTCCACTCTTCAGCACCCTTATTGACCCCAAATCATACTTATCGAGATCGGGAAACTTTGCGATGGCCAGAACAATCGGAGGCACGATTGGTGCAACACTAACCCTATGCTTCTGCATGAGCTCCAAGAGAGTAACAATATCAAACTTCTGCATCACCAGAATCGCAGCTCCAGCTCTCAACCCACATAGCAAGACAGAATTCAGGGAGTAAATGTGGAACAGCGGCAGAACGCAGAGAACGACGTCGTCGCTGCTGTAGTACAAGTTTGGATTCTCTCCGTCAACCTGCTGTGACACGCTGGTCACCAAGCCCTTGTGCGTCAGCATCACCCCTTTAGCCAGTCCCGTCGTGCCGGACGAATAGGGCAAAGCGACGACGTCGTTAGGGCTAATGTCAACCTCCGGCACGTCGTCTTCATTGGACTGAGTCAGTTCGGAGAAATGGAGACAAGACGAGTCGGGTGGCGGGGAGTCAATGCACATCAACTTGACCTCGTCAGACGATAAGTCTTTTACTTTGTCGTAATAGCTAGCGAGAGTGATGATCAGCTTCGCCTTTGAAGCTTTGGCTTGTTTGGCGATTTCTGCCGGGGTGAAGAAGGGGTTGGCGGCGGTGGTCATGGCGCCGCGGAAGGAGGCTCCTAAGAAGGTGAAGACGAACTCGGGGGTGTTGGGAAGGAGAAGCATGACGACGTCGCCTTGCTTGATGCCGAGCTTGTTGAGACCGGAGGCGACTTTGTGGGCGGTGAGCTCGACGTCGGCGTAGGTATAGATGTCACCGGTGTTGCCATTGATGATGCAGGGCTTGGAGCTGAGGTGGGACTTGTTTTGGAAGATGTAGGAGTGGAGAGGGAGGTGGTTTGGGATGGGGATGTCCGGGAGCTTTGAGCGGTAGATGATTTCGCTTTGGGGTGTTTCGATTGCCATTAAGAGATGGGACGATgtgaaacaaaaaaatggaGGAATAAGGAATTGGTAATGCACTAATGCTGTTGGCCGGAGGAGATGACACTAGGGATTATATCGATTCACAAATGTGGGTAAAGGTGGCAAAAAGTATTGGGGTTGGTGGAGGGGCTGAGATAGAATTATGGTATTGTTCAAGGATTGTGTTTGAGATTAACCACTAAAATTTGGTGGTCTTTTAATCTAGTAAACTTAATctattaaaatttatattgatTTAGCTCGTAGAATATTGGAAACATTAACGGTTTATgatgtgaaaatataagaTAAGACCAATTAGGACAACCTCATTCGAATTAAGTCGGGAAAGAGTGATCTCTGAACGGAAATCGACTGACAGATACGAAGACGAAGTTGGAAGTTACTACTTATCGGAGCTAAAATGTGCATATTTTTGCCCCAAAATTTGGAGGAAAACAAAAGAGATTGGGGTTGGTGATTGGATCAGGTGGAGGAATGAGCATGTCACTATGATGAGGTTGGGTTGGTGAGAGTGGGTTTTgggtggtgatggtggtgggGTTTATGCCTTTTTTGTTGAGATACTTTTCCATTTCTTTACTAAGTAGTAAGCCATTTACCTACCACCTCCGATGACGAAGAAGAACGCAGTGCCAGCTGCGATTCACCTAccacgtttcacatcaatcttaCTATTGAAACAAGCTACGTACGGGTTTATCATTTACCTGTTTCAAATTTCCCACCGAGAACTTTCTTCCTCCTAATATAGGTCCGACACGGGTTAATACAGTTCAATTTTAGACAAAATTCATAACTCaactcaaattttaaattcagtTCAGTTcgatttatttttttattttagagaCTACGACCCACAACCCAATCCAACCCGTACAATTTGattcagttcggtttttttttcttcagttttacccatatgtaaaatatataatattatatattaattttgaaGTCCAAAATTTgacataaaaatgaaaaataaatgcTCTAATGATTATCCCATACCTAATTGACTCTAACATTTCCACAGTGCATATTTAACTAAACTACAAAAAACTCTATTGCATTAAAATCagaaatgaacaaaaataTTCGCACTCTCTGTGGGTTTAAGTAATTGAAACTCGCTAAGTCTGTCATGTAGGTCATATGGTCTATCAAAGTCTTCTTTCACGTCTCATGTGAGCCTTTATTAATACTTATTCGCTTAGGATATGAAACATTAATAAAGCATTGATTAGAGAATTCAATTGTTAGAGTTACGGTACAAAAGAAGCGACGGGAAATGGAGATCGAAGGAAGATGGAGGAGGGAGGAGTTATATGGACTGGTTTTACAAAATGAAGTGAATTTTTAATATAATACTAAACTAAGGAATGGAGATTTAGAAAAAGAGAGGgccataagtttttttttctgagagATGAGAGAGACCGCAAGATTGATTAGATCACTTAGGTTTATGTTGGCtttagttttacttttttttttaaattataaaagtaaaaatataccaaaatgATAACTTTGACCATTGACTTCAGGTTATTGGGTCAGTTCGGCTTCGTTCTGTTTATGAGAGAGtaaacccaacccaaacatAATCTGTTTTGTTCGGTTTTTTTCAtcaattttcagttttttcgGATTCAGTTTgggttcatatatttttttttttcattttcggGTCTGCATGTCCACCTCTAGGTCTTATCATCCAGCCCTAAAGTCCTGGCCCGCTCTAATGCAAGAGCTGTCACAAACCTTTTTCGATTAAGCTAGGGTAAGGGTTGTGCAAATAAAACCCGGCTTTATCTTACAACCCCGTCCTACTGAGCCTTTTAAGGCCGGCTCCCTTGTGGCCCTAATAATATCatattgtttttctattttttacatatgtttcttctattgcatatacaatataatttatctttatttttattgattttataaGTTTATTTCTATTTATGTTTTGTTAAATAACCATTGATTGTGAGTGAAAGTTCATTGAATATATGAATATAAGCATTTCGTcctatatttataaatttcttaagctaaatcaattatatatatgtatgcaaAATATGattctaaaataaaaagaagagttTTTATATTATGTGTATAACTATATAGCTAAATTGTAAggaaaaaataactttaatgtatttgtttcaatttttttataaacctAATGTGAAATTGGCCCGTTTTGGCCCTTTTTAGCCCTATATGAATTACTGGCCCGgctcggcccggcccggccctaCTTGATCTTATTAGCCCTCAAGCAATGGGCCTTTAGGGCGAGCTGAGGTTTACATATTGTAGCCTTAGTCCAGCCCTACCTGGTCCTAAATTTTATCGACTTGGTTAAAGCTCGGTCTGACCCTTTTTAAGGTAGGGCTAGCCCTAGCCCGACCCGTGATGACCCCTATCATAATGTTTTATGTTGGTGAGTTGAAGCTTATCctagtatatataattttgtgtTAACGGTTTTACGTACCCTAACATTAAACGAAGGTGATGAAGCGTAACCTATTGGTCATGCACACAAAGAACATTTCTTATGAACATATGTTTGGAGggtttgagattttttttttcaagggtTATTATGGCTACCGGTGGGGCGACATAATCTTTATACCCATTAAAATAAGTATATAGCGAGCAGATGAGCTCATATATGTAAGACCCGAGATTTTAAATCTCAAATTACCAACACATTAGGATTAAGAAACTGACATTTATTTTAAACGTCGAAAAATGTAGTTTAATATGTCGTTATTAAACTACATGTCGCCACGAGCGTGGAAGTGTTCTCATAATATTTATCCGATGCttggttttatttttactaaTTTCCTAAGTtatatttggttttaaatgttttctgaaaaattattttactttagtttcggtttggttttgggCCTGGGAGAAGCCCAAGCCTTTTCTGTCATGGGCCCGAGCCCAATGGCCCAAGCCCTTTGCCATTTAACTTGGCCACCGTTTCCTCTCTCGTCCTCATTTATGCTCGACAACGCATAGACTATCTCAGCAAATTTTTCCACCGAAAAACCGACCGCCTCTCTGCTCCTCGCGTTGCCACCGTCCTGTCAAATCGGACTAGCCCACAACTACCAAAATAatcctctccttctcctcttcAAAACCCATTTACTGCATGTAGGATTTAAGTTACATTTCGTCGATTTGGAAATAAGAGCTCGATGCCAAATTGAAGAGTCCGACGAGTTCTTGAGCTCTGGTGGCTATTCTTTCAGCTATTGGTAAGCCCggccttctttcttcttcccgaattcatttatatattcaattttaCGAATTGAAGTCTAACTTTGTTTCTCCCTCTTCTGCAACTTCACCATGTGACTGCCGCCATCCTCCTCCACCATGTCAACGGCGCAGTGGATCCCTACCAGTGATTGGAATCATATATTGGTGAGCCCAGCTCTCTTCCTCTAGTTTTGACTTGATTCTCCTTCGAATTCCTCCGATTAGAGCTCAACCTCTTTCTCCCTCTTTTTCGGTTTTCTTCCGCCCTGAAATCACCACCTCGGCAACATATATGGATTCCCAAAGACAAGACAACTTCCTTTGAAATTTAGGAGGATCTTTGGAAGTGCTGCAGCTCGGGAGATGAAATGCAGCAGCCTCGGCTCTGTGTTTTTAGTCCGTGAAGTAGCAATCTCCTTccttttacttttattttgtcattttggtaGTCACTGAATTGTTGAGAAGCTTGTCACTTAATGTGCAGCAGGATTTGTGATCAGAGTATATTAGGGtaaatttgaggttttaccTTTTTACTGCTATCTTTTTCATTATTATACCGCATGgtgaaattactaaaatacTCCTGACGAATTTACTAtttctaaattactattttactGTTTGACTTTGACTTTTACGGTTTAATCCTAAGTTATCTTTTTACAGTTTACCAAATGATTTTAACGATTTTACTTTAACCGACTGTAACTTAGTGAAAACCAATTTATTTAAAATGGTGACGATTAAACGTAACTATTAGTTACGATTATTAGAATAGTTCCAATTCTCGCCCGACTCGAGAATTGAGAACTCATTATGTAGTAATGTGTTAGTGAAATGTAAATGTCAAAATACAATTCATAGTGTGATTAAAGCATGCTTAATATTGTTCAATAATTAAAGTTAAATTATTCTTGAGTCATTCGACAATTAGTCGAGTATCGGCCAAACTTGATCAACGTAAATAATTCCTGGTCAAACTAGGACATACTTAGTCAATGAAAAGTCAACCCTTAACTTTCAGGGTCAAACTAGGAAAAGGATCGAGACAATTATCTTTGATGTTAAAGTATAACATTGACTCCTTCATACCTCATGAACTCATAGTTGTTGTTATGAGGATCTTTCGGAGACTTGGAGGAGCAGCAGCAACTACACATCAGATTTAGATATCGTCTGGGATTCTGCACGTCATTCCAGGTAGGGGAGCTCACCCTCCTATGTTGATTTTGGgccaattataaatgcataaCCTAGTTCTCTGTTGAATGATTTATGATGCATTAAATGTTGTGAAAACCCGAGACTTGCCACGATTTTTCAGATAGGGTAAGTAGTGAATCCTCACTTGTGTTGACCTGAGAGTGACGGGAGCCTAGCATACTAGGTAATCCTACGGTGTCGATGACCGTGAACCTCCGGAGGGCAATGCCATATTTATTATTGGATCCATTCTTTTCTATACTATTGAGGGCATTCTGTTTAAATGGACACTCTTGCTACTTTGTTGATACAACAAACGTGTAGTTGGCCTCGACTATTTAGTCGCTAGGATTGGTCGAGCATTGTTTGAAGTTG contains:
- the LOC126798944 gene encoding 4-coumarate--CoA ligase 1-like, which encodes MAIETPQSEIIYRSKLPDIPIPNHLPLHSYIFQNKSHLSSKPCIINGNTGDIYTYADVELTAHKVASGLNKLGIKQGDVVMLLLPNTPEFVFTFLGASFRGAMTTAANPFFTPAEIAKQAKASKAKLIITLASYYDKVKDLSSDEVKLMCIDSPPPDSSCLHFSELTQSNEDDVPEVDISPNDVVALPYSSGTTGLAKGVMLTHKGLVTSVSQQVDGENPNLYYSSDDVVLCVLPLFHIYSLNSVLLCGLRAGAAILVMQKFDIVTLLELMQKHRVSVAPIVPPIVLAIAKFPDLDKYDLGSIRVLKSGGAPLGKELEDTVRAKFPNVTIGQGYGMTEAGPVLTMSLAFAKEPFEVKPGGCGTVVRNAELKIVDPETGASLPHNQPGEICIRGHQIMKGYLNDPEATSRTIDKDGWLHTGDVGFIDDDEELFIVDRLKELIKYKGFQVAPAELEALLVTHPNISDAAVVPMKDDAAGEVPVAFVVRPNGSQITEDEIKQFISKQVVFYKRINRVFFIAAIPKSPSGKILRKELRAKLAADFAN